ATAACAGGCGTAATCAGTGGTACCGTTACTTTCAGGAACATTTGCCATTTGGATGCACCGTCGATCATCGCCGCTTCATACTGAGACTGCGGAACGTTCTGTAATGCAGCCAGGAAGATAACCATCGCGGAACCGAACTGCCATACGCGCAACAGCGTTACCGACATCAGTGCCAGAGACGGTTCGCCCAGCCAGTTGATGGCATCAAAGCCAAACACGCCAAGGAAGCTGTTTAACAACCCATCGATAGCGAACAGTGCACGCCACAGAACGGCGATTGCCACGCTGCTGCCCAGAATAGAAGGCACATAGTAAGCAGTACGGAAGAAACCGATACCACGCAATTTGAAATTAAGTACAAACGCAATTAACAGTGCGAAGATTAATTTCAATGGAATGGTCAGAAATACATAGGCAAAGGTAACGCCCATTGATTTCCAAAAGAGATCATCTTCCATGAACATACGGTGATAATTTTCTAGTCCCGTAAATTCAGGTGGATTTATCAAATCATACTCAGTAAAACTGAGGATAAATGACGAAACAAAGGGGAAAGCGGTAAAAACTATCAGCCCTATAATATAGGGGGAGATATAGGCTAACCCCAGCATTCTGTTTTCATTCATAATGCTTACCTATTTGTAATTGTGAATCATTAAAAAAATATAAAATTTAATCCGCTAATAACTCTGGATAAATTAACTCCACGTCATAAACAATTCTATTTTCCCCGTTAACGC
The window above is part of the Pectobacterium araliae genome. Proteins encoded here:
- a CDS encoding carbohydrate ABC transporter permease, giving the protein MNENRMLGLAYISPYIIGLIVFTAFPFVSSFILSFTEYDLINPPEFTGLENYHRMFMEDDLFWKSMGVTFAYVFLTIPLKLIFALLIAFVLNFKLRGIGFFRTAYYVPSILGSSVAIAVLWRALFAIDGLLNSFLGVFGFDAINWLGEPSLALMSVTLLRVWQFGSAMVIFLAALQNVPQSQYEAAMIDGASKWQMFLKVTVPLITPVIFFNFIMQTTQAFQEFTAPYVITGGGPTHYTYLFSLYIYDTAFKYFDMGYGAALAWVLFLVVAVFASISFKSSKYWVFYSADKGGKNG